A single Lolium perenne isolate Kyuss_39 chromosome 6, Kyuss_2.0, whole genome shotgun sequence DNA region contains:
- the LOC127347704 gene encoding expansin-A24-like — MAPAPAIAVALLTFACCGLAVAAENAPIKWLRANATFYGGADAAGTMGGACGYDNLYSAGYGTRTAALSTVLFDDGASCGQCYKIACDRKRADPAFCKPGVTVTITATNLCPPNDALPNDNGGWCNLPRPHFDMAQPAWEKIGVYKGGIIPVMYQRVSCVKKGGVRFRMLGHDYFNLVTVMNVAGAGSIKSMDIKSSDSNDWLPMSRNWGANWQSGTYLTGKMLSFRVTITDGQTIEFKNVVTGGWKFGQTFASKLQFK; from the exons ATGGCACCAGCTCCAGCTATCGCTGTGGCGTTGCTCACGTTCGCCTGCTGTGGGCTGGCCGTGGCCGCGGAGAACGCACCGATCAAGTGGCTGAGGGCGAACGCGACGTTCTACGGCGGCGCTGACGCCGCTGGCACCATGG GCGGAGCGTGCGGGTACGACAACCTCTACTCGGCGGGGTATGGAACGCGGACGGCGGCGCTGAGCACGGTGCTGTTCGACGACGGCGCCTCGTGCGGGCAATGCTACAAGATCGCCTGCGACCGCAAGCGGGCGGACCCAGCCTTCTGCAAACCCGGAGTTACGGTGACGATCACAGCCACGAATCTATGCCCTCCTAACGATGCGCTCCCCAACGACAACGGCGGATGGTGCAACCTTCCGAGGCCGCACTTCGACATGGCGCAACCGGCATGGGAGAAGATTGGCGTCTATAAGGGTGGCATCATCCCCGTAATGTACCAGAG GGTTTCATGCGTGAAGAAGGGCGGGGTGCGGTTCAGGATGCTTGGACACGATTACTTCAACCTAGTTACTGTGATGAACGTTGCGGGTGCCGGTTCGATCAAGTCCATGGATATCAAAAGCTCCGATTCAAATGACTGGTTGCCGATGTCCCGTAATTGGGGCGCAAACTGGCAGTCTGGAACATATCTCACCGGGAAAATGCTCTCTTTCAGAGTTACTATCACGGATGGGCAGACGATTGAGTTCAAAAATGTCGTGACGGGTGGATGGAAGTTTGGACAGACATTCGCGAGCAAATTGCAGTTCAAGTGA